The following coding sequences are from one Paenibacillus stellifer window:
- a CDS encoding MBL fold metallo-hydrolase translates to MGISFTVLSSGSTGNATVIRGGGKTLMIDAGLSAKRIDELMAMREMKGDELAGILVTHEHSDHIKGLGAVARKYNLPIYANTNTWGAIEKSIGSIEEHNRHTLETGEHLDFGDMRVESFAISHDAAEPVGYNFYVGKEKLSVATDLGYVSEKVRMAISDADVLVLEANHDIEMLRMGRYPWNTKRRILGDMGHLSNDAAGAALSEILTGRTKRTYLAHLSRDHNMIDLARMSVRAAMEDRGCFYKDSEFRLCDTYYDRPTPWDTVSES, encoded by the coding sequence ATGGGAATATCATTTACGGTGCTGTCCAGCGGCTCCACCGGTAACGCTACGGTCATACGGGGCGGCGGCAAGACGCTGATGATTGATGCGGGCCTCAGCGCGAAGCGGATTGATGAGCTGATGGCCATGCGCGAGATGAAAGGCGATGAACTAGCCGGCATCCTCGTGACGCATGAGCACTCCGACCATATCAAGGGGCTTGGAGCGGTGGCGCGCAAATATAATCTGCCGATCTATGCCAATACGAACACATGGGGAGCAATCGAGAAGAGCATCGGCAGCATCGAAGAGCATAACCGGCATACTCTGGAGACCGGGGAGCATCTTGACTTTGGGGACATGCGGGTCGAGTCGTTCGCCATCTCGCATGACGCCGCCGAGCCGGTCGGCTACAACTTCTATGTTGGCAAGGAGAAGCTCAGCGTGGCGACAGACCTGGGCTATGTCAGTGAGAAGGTGCGGATGGCAATCTCGGACGCTGATGTTCTCGTGCTGGAAGCCAATCACGACATAGAAATGCTCCGGATGGGGCGCTATCCCTGGAATACGAAGCGGCGGATTCTCGGCGATATGGGCCATTTGTCCAATGACGCGGCCGGCGCTGCGCTCAGCGAGATTTTGACAGGACGCACGAAGCGGACCTATCTTGCCCATCTAAGCCGCGATCATAACATGATCGATCTCGCGAGAATGTCGGTGCGCGCGGCAATGGAGGACCGAGGCTGCTTCTACAAGGACAGTGAGTTCAGACTGTGCGATACGTACTATGACCGGCCTACGCCATGGGATACGGTGAGCGAATCATAA
- the yycI gene encoding two-component system regulatory protein YycI yields MDWGRAKSVLIYSFLLLNLLLCYQLWVDLRDQASASMDFTSLSDATQQIMKQKDIRILSPIPANTPQLPDITYRYSAGEGDGKVKLDQPVDSKLIFTFSELSAALQDEIPDIGNFRFDSLESEGGVFVLHPLVDGKWPLFSVKLELIYDNQKIVAYRRPQIEIGENGAGKVQKVLPASKALGSLIEKFFPQGAAVKEIELGYYGELFNSENQVAAPMWRFMLEDGRTYYVNGISADIISPKTP; encoded by the coding sequence ATGGATTGGGGAAGGGCCAAAAGCGTGCTGATCTACTCGTTTCTGCTGCTGAATCTGCTGCTGTGCTACCAGCTCTGGGTTGATCTGCGCGATCAGGCGAGCGCCAGCATGGACTTCACCTCCTTGTCGGACGCTACCCAGCAGATCATGAAGCAGAAGGATATCCGAATCCTGTCTCCGATACCGGCGAATACGCCGCAGCTTCCCGACATTACCTACCGCTATTCGGCAGGCGAGGGGGACGGGAAGGTGAAGCTGGACCAGCCGGTCGACAGCAAGCTGATCTTCACTTTCTCCGAGTTGAGCGCGGCACTTCAGGATGAAATTCCGGATATCGGAAATTTCCGGTTCGATTCGCTGGAGAGCGAGGGCGGCGTGTTCGTGCTCCATCCGCTAGTCGACGGCAAGTGGCCTCTGTTCAGCGTGAAGCTGGAGCTGATCTACGACAATCAGAAGATCGTCGCCTACCGGCGTCCGCAGATCGAGATCGGCGAGAATGGAGCAGGCAAGGTTCAGAAGGTGCTGCCGGCGTCGAAGGCGCTTGGCAGTCTGATTGAGAAGTTCTTCCCGCAGGGAGCAGCGGTGAAGGAAATCGAGCTCGGTTATTACGGCGAGCTGTTCAATTCGGAGAACCAGGTGGCGGCGCCGATGTGGCGGTTCATGCTGGAGGACGGCAGAACGTATTATGTGAACGGCATCAGCGCCGATATCATCAGTCCCAAGACGCCTTGA
- a CDS encoding YycH family regulatory protein: MKERVKSWILALLVLSSLVESYYLVYRLPGSDSAVFSENLYVKTDNMGPEEKAENLLYPSRMVIHLGNGKHTLFYPSSTFYNLILTRLKGRSFESFQRRSVQDFDWAKIRTENPGIELSFGSGIPVALLQRVMQLSPDSLFEEESINRIWIYTAKNDSKPHAVFFSTRGDIVYEAAKADLTVQDVQQHVDFGKSWTPYTTVNGSYYVPESSLTLLQAEMPSGLYTVEQMQSSLFFDAGSTRYILEKDGSEIYTDSKRSLQVDEDRKWMSYSDPTALPAGESTDAKDVLEAVDFVNQHGGWNGTYRFQSSQESDQDRTVTFQRYFGSYPYGAYPVLDQPQLHYGLIHLQLQQGTVTAYERSLMYSQEAEGTKKVTELPGGDELRAKLAVVSKGTSITDLYPVYKPVEKEKNLELVPVWQVVLGNGNTVTLE; this comes from the coding sequence ATGAAGGAACGGGTGAAATCCTGGATTCTGGCGCTGCTGGTCCTGAGCAGTCTGGTCGAGAGCTATTATCTCGTCTACCGGCTGCCGGGCAGCGATTCGGCCGTATTCTCCGAGAATCTGTATGTGAAGACCGACAACATGGGTCCTGAGGAGAAAGCGGAGAATCTGCTGTATCCGAGCCGGATGGTCATTCATCTCGGTAACGGCAAGCATACGCTGTTCTACCCGAGCTCCACTTTCTATAACTTGATCCTGACGCGGCTGAAGGGGCGCAGCTTTGAGAGCTTTCAGCGCCGCTCTGTCCAGGATTTCGACTGGGCCAAAATCCGGACCGAGAATCCGGGCATCGAGCTATCCTTCGGCTCCGGGATTCCCGTCGCGCTGCTGCAGCGGGTTATGCAGTTGTCGCCGGACTCTCTGTTCGAGGAGGAGAGCATCAACCGGATCTGGATCTACACGGCGAAGAATGATTCGAAGCCGCATGCCGTCTTTTTCAGCACAAGGGGAGATATCGTCTACGAGGCCGCCAAGGCGGACCTTACCGTTCAGGACGTGCAGCAGCATGTGGATTTCGGCAAGTCGTGGACGCCCTATACGACAGTGAACGGCAGTTACTATGTGCCGGAGAGCAGCCTCACTTTGCTTCAGGCCGAGATGCCCTCCGGGCTGTATACGGTGGAGCAGATGCAGAGCAGTCTCTTCTTTGACGCAGGCAGCACCCGGTATATACTGGAAAAAGATGGTTCGGAAATCTACACGGACAGCAAGCGCAGTCTTCAGGTCGACGAAGACCGGAAATGGATGAGCTACAGCGATCCGACGGCACTGCCGGCCGGGGAGAGCACCGATGCCAAGGATGTGCTGGAGGCGGTTGATTTCGTCAATCAGCACGGCGGCTGGAATGGAACGTACCGGTTCCAGTCGTCGCAGGAGAGCGACCAGGACCGGACGGTCACCTTCCAGCGGTATTTCGGCTCCTATCCATACGGAGCCTATCCGGTGCTGGATCAGCCGCAGCTTCATTATGGGCTGATTCACCTTCAGCTTCAGCAGGGCACGGTGACGGCCTATGAACGGTCCCTCATGTACAGCCAGGAGGCTGAGGGCACCAAGAAGGTGACCGAGCTGCCGGGAGGGGACGAGCTCCGTGCGAAGCTGGCGGTAGTCTCCAAGGGCACATCAATTACCGATTTGTATCCGGTCTACAAGCCGGTGGAGAAGGAGAAGAACCTGGAGCTGGTGCCGGTCTGGCAGGTTGTGCTGGGCAATGGAAATACCGTGACGCTGGAATGA